Proteins encoded within one genomic window of Streptomyces sp. NBC_01314:
- a CDS encoding S8 family serine peptidase: MTSPASATGEQAAAAAKPVSLTAKHRVTLITGDRVVLDAKGRVIGLEHAKGREHVPVQIRKLDGHTLAIPADAARLVATGKLDQRLFDVTELNKSTIRKAQKKGLKVIVGYRGSAAATKADVRDAGTLSHTLKSVNADAVQTPQKDTPELWDALTNGENTASGIAHVWLDGVRKASLDKSVPQIGAPKAWSAGYDGKGVKIAVLDTGVDATHDDLKGQVIGAKNFTTAPDATDKVGHGTHVASIAAGTGKKSGGKYKGVAPGAKILNGKVLDDGGFGSDSEILAGMEWAASEGADVVNLSLAGGDTPAIDPLEAAVNKLSEEKGILFAIAAGNEGHFGEQTVGSPGSAAAALTVGAVDDKDKLADFSSRGPGMDGALKPDVTAPGVDITAASAPGNLIAQDVGEKPAGYMTISGTSMATPHVAGAAAILKQQHPAWKYAELKGALTGSTKGGKYTPFQQGSGRIQVDKAIKQSVIAEPVSVSFGVQQWPHTDDKPVTKELTYRNLGTTDVTLKLTSTATNPKGQAVPAGFFKLGATSVTVPAGGKASVPFTVDTKLGGTLDGAYSAYVTATGSGQTVRTAAAVQREVESYDVTLKFLDRDGKAAKYYSADLTGIAGLGKGKGAMPYDEDGTVTARVPKGTYILNTSVYAGDDPEKFEGADWLAQPKLNVGKNTTITLDARKAKPVDITVPATGVKSEFASADYTVEAGDNTYVYGWWLDSYDNFRTAHVGPQITDGSLTQQWDGHWSKGDKEEYDVIAGGPVKQLATGFTKHYKTSELATVKAGLGASASGKKGAINAVGWMPWSSSASSIGMPQTLPGTRTLHLSAQGGVKWQLEFNQYGGVDADGFPIDDAAYTLGTHKFAAGKSYSQTVNTAVFGPHLTSDFGVIREGNQIYGSLPLFADGKGNVGWSKFSSVNTTLYRNGTRVGSNDDPLFGDKQFKVPAGEAEYKLTTSVKRSAKVAAASTRVDASWTFSSKKTNGITKLPVSTARFLATTGLDSKVPADKTVKVPVTVEGAAKGSNLKSLSVYASYDYGKTWKKLTVKDGKVSVKNPAKGKAISFRAKIADKKGNKSTISIYNAYYGK; this comes from the coding sequence ATGACCAGCCCGGCGTCGGCCACAGGCGAGCAGGCGGCAGCGGCCGCCAAGCCGGTGTCCCTGACCGCCAAGCACCGCGTCACACTGATCACCGGCGACCGGGTCGTCCTGGACGCCAAGGGCCGTGTCATCGGCCTGGAGCACGCCAAGGGCCGGGAACACGTCCCCGTCCAGATCCGCAAGCTCGACGGCCACACCCTCGCCATCCCGGCCGACGCGGCCCGCCTGGTCGCCACCGGCAAGCTGGACCAGCGGCTCTTCGACGTCACCGAGTTGAACAAGTCCACCATCCGCAAGGCCCAGAAGAAGGGCCTGAAGGTCATCGTCGGCTACCGCGGCAGCGCAGCGGCCACCAAGGCCGACGTCCGCGACGCGGGCACCCTGAGCCACACGCTGAAGTCCGTGAACGCGGACGCGGTGCAGACACCGCAGAAGGACACACCCGAGCTCTGGGACGCGCTCACCAACGGCGAGAACACCGCCTCCGGTATCGCGCACGTCTGGCTCGACGGCGTCCGCAAGGCCAGCCTCGACAAGTCCGTCCCGCAGATCGGCGCGCCCAAGGCGTGGTCGGCCGGTTACGACGGCAAGGGCGTCAAGATCGCCGTCCTGGACACCGGTGTCGACGCCACCCACGACGACCTCAAGGGTCAGGTGATCGGCGCCAAGAACTTCACCACCGCGCCCGACGCCACTGACAAGGTCGGCCACGGCACGCATGTCGCCTCTATCGCGGCCGGCACCGGCAAGAAGTCCGGCGGCAAGTACAAGGGCGTCGCGCCCGGCGCCAAGATCCTCAACGGCAAGGTCCTCGACGACGGCGGATTCGGCAGCGACTCCGAGATCCTCGCCGGCATGGAGTGGGCCGCCTCCGAGGGCGCCGACGTCGTCAACCTGAGCCTGGCCGGCGGCGACACGCCCGCGATCGACCCGCTGGAAGCGGCGGTGAACAAGCTGTCCGAGGAGAAGGGCATCCTGTTCGCCATCGCGGCCGGCAACGAGGGCCACTTCGGCGAGCAGACCGTCGGCTCCCCGGGCAGCGCCGCCGCGGCCCTGACCGTCGGCGCGGTCGACGACAAGGACAAGCTGGCCGACTTCTCCAGTCGCGGCCCCGGCATGGACGGCGCCCTCAAGCCCGACGTGACCGCGCCCGGCGTGGACATCACCGCGGCCTCCGCCCCGGGCAACCTGATAGCCCAGGACGTCGGCGAGAAGCCGGCCGGCTACATGACGATCTCCGGCACGTCGATGGCGACCCCGCATGTCGCGGGCGCGGCGGCGATCCTCAAGCAGCAGCACCCGGCCTGGAAGTACGCCGAACTGAAGGGCGCCCTCACCGGCTCCACCAAGGGCGGCAAGTACACCCCATTCCAGCAGGGTTCGGGCCGCATCCAGGTCGACAAGGCCATCAAACAGTCCGTGATCGCCGAGCCGGTCTCGGTGAGCTTCGGTGTGCAGCAGTGGCCGCACACCGACGACAAGCCGGTCACCAAGGAACTGACGTACCGCAACCTCGGCACGACGGACGTCACGCTGAAGCTGACGTCGACAGCCACCAACCCGAAGGGGCAGGCCGTCCCGGCCGGCTTCTTCAAGCTCGGCGCCACCTCGGTGACGGTCCCGGCCGGCGGCAAGGCCTCCGTGCCGTTCACCGTCGACACCAAGCTCGGCGGCACGCTCGACGGCGCGTACTCGGCGTATGTGACGGCGACGGGCAGCGGTCAGACCGTCCGCACGGCCGCGGCGGTCCAGCGCGAGGTCGAGTCGTACGACGTCACCCTGAAGTTCTTGGACCGCGACGGCAAGGCGGCGAAGTACTACAGCGCCGACCTGACCGGGATCGCGGGCCTGGGCAAGGGCAAGGGGGCCATGCCGTACGACGAGGACGGCACCGTCACCGCCCGTGTCCCCAAGGGCACCTACATCCTCAACACGAGCGTCTACGCGGGCGACGACCCGGAGAAGTTCGAGGGCGCAGACTGGCTCGCCCAGCCCAAGCTGAACGTCGGCAAGAACACGACGATCACGCTGGACGCCCGCAAGGCCAAGCCGGTGGACATCACCGTTCCGGCCACGGGCGTCAAGTCGGAGTTCGCCTCGGCCGACTACACGGTGGAAGCCGGTGACAACACGTACGTCTACGGCTGGTGGCTGGACTCGTACGACAACTTCCGCACCGCCCACGTCGGCCCGCAGATCACCGACGGTTCGCTGACCCAACAGTGGGACGGCCACTGGTCCAAGGGCGACAAGGAGGAGTACGACGTCATCGCCGGCGGTCCGGTCAAGCAGCTCGCCACCGGTTTCACCAAGCACTACAAGACGAGTGAGCTCGCCACGGTGAAGGCCGGCCTCGGCGCCTCGGCGAGCGGCAAGAAGGGCGCGATCAATGCGGTGGGCTGGATGCCGTGGAGCTCCAGCGCCTCCTCGATCGGCATGCCGCAGACCCTGCCCGGTACGCGCACGCTCCACCTGTCCGCCCAGGGCGGCGTGAAGTGGCAGCTGGAGTTCAACCAGTACGGCGGCGTGGACGCGGACGGCTTCCCGATCGACGATGCCGCCTACACGCTGGGCACGCACAAGTTCGCCGCCGGCAAGAGCTACTCGCAGACCGTCAACACAGCCGTCTTCGGACCGCACCTGACCAGCGACTTCGGTGTCATCCGTGAGGGCAACCAGATCTACGGTTCCCTGCCGCTGTTCGCCGACGGCAAGGGCAACGTGGGCTGGTCCAAGTTCTCGTCGGTCAACACGACCCTGTACCGCAACGGCACCAGGGTCGGCAGCAACGACGACCCGCTGTTCGGGGACAAGCAGTTCAAGGTCCCGGCCGGTGAGGCCGAGTACAAGCTGACGACGTCGGTCAAGCGCAGCGCCAAGGTCGCCGCTGCATCCACCCGCGTCGACGCCAGCTGGACGTTCAGCTCGAAGAAGACCAACGGCATCACGAAGCTGCCCGTCTCCACGGCCCGCTTCCTCGCGACCACGGGCCTGGACAGCAAGGTCCCGGCCGACAAGACCGTCAAGGTCCCGGTCACCGTCGAGGGCGCGGCCAAGGGCAGCAACCTGAAGTCGCTGTCGGTGTACGCGTCGTACGACTACGGCAAGACCTGGAAGAAGCTCACCGTCAAGGACGGCAAGGTGAGCGTCAAGAACCCGGCGAAGGGGAAGGCCATCTCCTTCCGCGCCAAGATCGCCGACAAGAAGGGCAACAAGTCGACGATCTCGATCTACAACGCGTACTACGGCAAGTAA
- a CDS encoding DUF6042 family protein encodes MIDNPSVPGPRSDMAMEKFGALLTAAGFPVPTTVRDLSELYLTWGLARREETPTGTRWSMPVALPLPGDLLPLDADLTKRLDHIRWTLRTGPLVDRFMNYLVDDLDEPQEVLTSLDRLAAATGQGADDVRIAVTDLVQAGDALVYRGQELADAERLKTHRRFRLVMDWDHLHATRIALVGAEPTAGE; translated from the coding sequence ATGATCGACAACCCGTCCGTACCCGGGCCGCGCTCGGACATGGCGATGGAGAAGTTCGGAGCGCTGCTTACGGCCGCCGGCTTCCCGGTACCCACGACAGTGCGGGATCTGTCCGAGCTCTACCTGACGTGGGGTCTGGCTCGCCGGGAGGAGACACCGACCGGCACCCGGTGGTCGATGCCCGTCGCACTGCCGTTGCCTGGCGACCTGCTGCCGCTGGACGCCGACCTCACCAAACGGCTCGACCACATCCGGTGGACGCTGCGCACCGGCCCGCTCGTCGACAGGTTCATGAACTATCTGGTCGATGATCTGGATGAACCGCAGGAGGTACTGACCTCCCTGGACCGCCTGGCGGCCGCCACCGGCCAGGGGGCCGACGACGTCCGTATCGCCGTTACGGACCTCGTCCAGGCCGGTGACGCCCTGGTGTACCGAGGCCAGGAGCTGGCCGACGCGGAGCGACTGAAGACGCATCGACGATTCCGCCTGGTCATGGACTGGGACCACCTCCACGCGACACGGATCGCGTTGGTGGGAGCTGAGCCGACGGCGGGAGAGTGA
- a CDS encoding IS5 family transposase (programmed frameshift), whose product MRRHELTDAQWWKIEPLLPGNGKPGGQWADHRRVINGVLFRARTGVPWPDMPERYGPWQTVYERHRRWSADGTWQAVLQELQIEADAGDPDGALARRAERQEWAVNIDSTSCRAHQHAAGAPRKPPAGPPAKGGGAREEADGREALGRSRGGLTSKVHVLSDDRARPLHWLTSPGQRGDSPMFAPVLDGLRIRRRGAGRPRSRPDRVRGDKAYSSRDNRAYLRRRGIKATIAQPNDQRLHRQRRGRSGGRPPAFDKAQYRRRNAVERCVNKWKQFRAVATRYDKRDYIFNGTLTVTAILIWLRDTVQEPSETA is encoded by the exons GTGCGGCGACATGAGCTCACGGACGCGCAGTGGTGGAAGATCGAGCCTCTCTTGCCCGGCAACGGCAAACCGGGTGGGCAGTGGGCGGATCACCGCAGGGTGATCAACGGGGTGCTGTTCCGGGCCCGGACCGGGGTGCCCTGGCCTGACATGCCGGAACGGTACGGGCCCTGGCAGACCGTCTACGAGCGTCATCGCCGCTGGTCGGCCGACGGCACCTGGCAGGCCGTCCTTCAGGAGTTACAGATCGAGGCGGATGCCGGCGATCCGGACGGGGCGCTCGCCCGCCGGGCGGAGCGTCAGGAGTGGGCTGTGAACATCGACTCCACCTCGTGCCGGGCGCATCAGCACGCGGCCGGAGCGCCCCGCAAACCCCCGGCCG GACCACCCGCAAAAGGGGGTGGGGCGCGTGAGGAGGCAGATGGGCGCGAGGCGTTGGGGCGCTCGCGGGGCGGGTTGACCAGCAAGGTCCATGTGCTCTCCGACGACCGGGCCCGCCCGCTGCACTGGCTGACCTCGCCCGGTCAGCGGGGTGACAGCCCGATGTTCGCTCCGGTGCTGGACGGCTTACGCATCCGGCGTCGAGGTGCGGGCCGTCCGCGCAGCCGGCCGGACCGGGTGCGCGGCGATAAGGCGTACTCCAGCCGGGACAACCGCGCCTACCTGCGGCGGCGCGGGATCAAGGCCACCATTGCTCAGCCCAATGACCAGCGGCTCCACCGCCAGCGGCGGGGACGATCCGGTGGCCGGCCGCCAGCCTTCGACAAGGCCCAGTACCGCCGTCGCAACGCGGTCGAGCGGTGCGTGAACAAGTGGAAGCAGTTCCGCGCGGTGGCGACCAGGTATGACAAGCGCGACTACATCTTCAACGGCACCCTGACCGTCACCGCGATCCTCATCTGGCTCCGAGACACCGTCCAAGAGCCATCAGAAACGGCCTAG